One region of Mesomycoplasma ovipneumoniae genomic DNA includes:
- a CDS encoding PolC-type DNA polymerase III — MNVRFKKFCEWVNWQIPPDWDDVQVIPNENSNKNHGQNEFSAILKKTTLPKFFDLYSFIKLIESINKKSSILSCKINFNYEIEQNYFHDHELLEYLNGLMEIISKSKNFFKDKEIVRAGPAKFKIFFSDSESHDFFKEYENKLLKIIKKIGLIHLDLEFILEDRQLPPQKELNLEIEDVLDPSISQSSVSKKKTSKKCSNFELINLKFIRSHKNSNVEFHGEIYKISTIKPKKGAHILKIYVNDYEYTEAVVVDKFLRANQNVDLKVGDLVKIRAEIKDTTSRYKSNIDLNLCDITKIETSDFFPEQNIDRASEKRVEIAARTWKSTMDGISSASAYVRHALKNGYSAIGIADLDSVQAFPEFYSAIKSTNIKPIYGSTFSTYPSKIEKVLNFSGKNQQLNSARFVIFDLETTGLSSYYNEIIEFGALVFKDGIEIEKHQFFIKPSQKIPHLITKITGITQEMIDEFAISPGDAVEKIDKIIQNSVLVAHNANFDFNFLNQFFKKHAQKSIETPIIDTLEVSRFLNPSEKSHSLKNVAKRFEIYYDDEVAHRADYDAQILSNVWRNFLNSLQNQNIQDLEQLSSVKNSIFDIRPEKVFPKQLTILAKNQIGLKKLYKLVSLANTENLISRPLIFYDKMEKDPDLLVGSGGIDSLLIQNLLYFGPDNVEKFEKIFDFIEVPPPTAFVHLVKREIFTQNQIEDLIKNLLSLAKKLKIPAVAIGDVRYCQSREKIFHELYIYAKGVGGVNHHLFDHQEKERKDPKNSHIFPDKHFFTTDELKKQFEFLQNPELVDEFVVKNSNLIANSISDSIEIIKPGLHPPEFDNSETNLKENVYKNAYKKYGNPLPEIIKTRIEKELIPIIQHGFHVVYWISKRIVDEAKSQGAIVDSRGSVGSSIVAYLTGITDVNPLLPHYLCQKCSKVEFFDSQEFLSGYDLPDKECQNCGQLMDKDGHNIPFETFLGFNAEKVPDIDLNFSGETQLKMHDFVRDLFGKDKTFRAGTILTNAEKTVFGLGRKLGEFRAMYDSKFDLNREVSYFTNTFLDFLATKAQGVKRTSGKHAGGIIVIPQNREIEDFTPINFPANNEKSDWKTTHFDYNALHDNLLKLDILGHDDPTILLHLEEITGVKSDQIPKSDDKILSLFTSAKELGIQPGQMLGEQTGTIGIPEFGTPFVRRMLQVAQVKSFADIVAVCGLAHGGGVWQNNAEVLISKKNHAINEVISCRDDIMIYLLRMKLDHLDAFNIMEKVRKGKGLTQSEIDILTEKKVPTWYIDSLQKIGYMFPKAHAVAYAMKAWKIAYFKLYHPLAFYSSYFSIRPDVKDIDTLIQPADKIEAKILTLQQRQANQNGSGQGLTPKEKDLIPFLEISLELKLRGFEIENVNLLMSDAQNWIVNKENNSLIPPFISVDGIGDINARKIIQARNLRPFSSIEDFQTRTDTNNTALKKLIQLGVFDKISKTTQVNLFD, encoded by the coding sequence TTATTAAATTAATTGAGTCAATTAATAAAAAATCCTCAATTTTAAGCTGCAAAATTAATTTTAATTATGAAATTGAACAGAATTATTTTCATGATCATGAACTATTAGAATATCTAAACGGTTTAATGGAAATTATTTCAAAATCTAAGAATTTTTTTAAAGATAAAGAAATCGTAAGAGCTGGTCCTGCTAAATTTAAAATTTTTTTTTCAGACTCAGAAAGCCATGATTTTTTTAAAGAGTACGAAAATAAATTGTTGAAAATAATAAAAAAAATTGGCTTAATTCATTTAGATCTAGAATTTATACTTGAAGATAGGCAATTACCACCTCAAAAAGAATTAAATCTAGAAATAGAAGATGTTTTGGATCCTTCAATATCTCAAAGTTCTGTTAGCAAGAAAAAAACCTCGAAAAAATGCAGTAATTTTGAGCTTATTAATTTAAAATTTATTCGTTCACATAAAAATTCTAATGTCGAATTCCACGGCGAAATTTATAAAATTTCAACAATAAAGCCAAAAAAAGGAGCTCACATTTTAAAAATTTATGTAAATGACTATGAATACACAGAAGCAGTTGTTGTTGATAAATTTTTGCGAGCAAATCAAAATGTTGACTTAAAAGTTGGCGATTTAGTAAAAATTCGCGCTGAAATTAAAGACACAACCTCGCGATATAAGTCAAATATTGATCTAAATTTGTGTGATATTACTAAAATAGAAACATCTGACTTTTTTCCTGAGCAAAATATTGATAGAGCTAGTGAAAAAAGAGTTGAAATTGCTGCTAGAACTTGAAAATCAACTATGGACGGAATCTCAAGTGCAAGTGCATACGTTCGTCATGCATTAAAAAATGGATATTCGGCAATTGGAATAGCTGATTTAGATTCGGTCCAAGCTTTTCCTGAGTTTTATTCTGCTATTAAATCTACAAATATTAAGCCCATTTACGGCTCAACTTTTTCAACATATCCATCAAAAATTGAAAAAGTTTTAAATTTTAGCGGTAAAAATCAGCAACTAAATTCAGCAAGATTTGTCATTTTTGACTTAGAAACAACCGGGCTTTCATCATATTATAATGAAATTATTGAATTTGGTGCGCTTGTTTTTAAAGATGGAATTGAAATTGAAAAACATCAGTTTTTTATTAAACCATCACAAAAAATACCACATTTAATTACAAAAATTACTGGAATTACCCAGGAAATGATTGACGAATTTGCCATTTCGCCCGGTGATGCTGTTGAAAAAATAGATAAAATTATTCAAAATTCGGTTCTAGTGGCCCATAATGCAAATTTTGATTTTAATTTTTTAAATCAATTTTTTAAAAAACATGCCCAAAAATCAATAGAAACTCCTATTATTGATACGCTCGAAGTAAGTCGTTTTTTGAATCCTTCGGAAAAAAGTCATAGTCTTAAAAATGTTGCAAAAAGATTTGAAATTTATTATGATGATGAGGTAGCTCACCGGGCAGATTACGATGCGCAAATTTTATCCAATGTTTGGAGAAATTTTCTTAATTCATTACAAAACCAAAATATTCAGGATTTAGAGCAACTTTCATCAGTAAAAAACTCAATTTTTGATATTCGACCAGAAAAAGTTTTCCCAAAACAATTGACAATATTAGCCAAAAATCAAATCGGCCTAAAAAAACTTTATAAATTAGTATCGTTAGCAAACACAGAAAATTTAATTTCCCGTCCGCTAATTTTTTATGACAAAATGGAAAAAGATCCTGATTTATTGGTAGGTTCAGGAGGAATCGATTCGCTTTTGATTCAGAATTTACTTTATTTTGGACCCGACAATGTTGAAAAATTTGAAAAAATATTCGATTTTATTGAAGTTCCGCCTCCAACTGCGTTTGTTCATTTAGTAAAGCGAGAAATTTTTACACAAAATCAGATCGAAGATTTGATAAAAAACTTGTTGAGTTTGGCAAAAAAATTAAAAATTCCAGCTGTTGCAATTGGTGATGTTCGTTATTGCCAGTCTCGTGAAAAAATTTTTCATGAACTTTATATTTATGCAAAAGGTGTTGGCGGAGTCAATCATCATTTGTTCGATCATCAAGAAAAAGAACGAAAAGACCCTAAAAACAGTCATATTTTTCCTGATAAACATTTTTTTACAACTGATGAGTTAAAAAAACAGTTCGAATTTTTACAAAACCCTGAATTAGTCGATGAATTTGTGGTAAAAAATTCTAATTTAATTGCTAATTCAATTTCAGATAGTATTGAAATTATCAAACCCGGCCTTCACCCGCCAGAATTTGATAATTCTGAAACTAATTTAAAAGAAAATGTTTACAAAAATGCATATAAAAAATACGGAAATCCATTGCCAGAAATAATCAAAACCAGAATAGAAAAAGAACTTATTCCAATAATTCAGCATGGTTTTCACGTTGTTTATTGAATTTCAAAGCGAATAGTCGATGAAGCCAAATCTCAAGGTGCAATTGTCGATTCTCGTGGGTCGGTAGGCTCTTCTATTGTTGCATATTTGACCGGAATTACAGATGTAAACCCACTTTTACCACATTATTTGTGCCAAAAATGCTCTAAAGTGGAATTTTTTGACTCACAAGAATTTTTATCAGGATATGATTTGCCAGACAAAGAATGTCAAAATTGTGGTCAACTTATGGATAAAGATGGTCATAACATCCCTTTTGAGACTTTTTTAGGATTTAATGCCGAAAAAGTTCCTGATATTGATCTAAATTTTTCAGGTGAGACACAACTTAAAATGCACGATTTTGTTCGTGATCTTTTTGGAAAAGATAAAACATTTCGTGCTGGAACTATTTTGACAAATGCTGAAAAAACTGTTTTTGGTCTAGGAAGAAAACTTGGCGAATTTAGGGCAATGTATGATTCAAAATTTGATCTTAACCGTGAAGTTTCATATTTTACAAATACATTTCTCGATTTTTTGGCCACAAAAGCCCAAGGTGTAAAACGAACATCAGGAAAACACGCTGGTGGAATTATAGTTATCCCTCAAAACCGTGAAATAGAGGATTTTACTCCTATTAATTTTCCGGCAAATAATGAAAAATCTGACTGAAAAACAACGCATTTTGATTATAATGCGCTTCATGACAACCTTTTGAAACTAGATATTTTAGGCCATGATGATCCAACAATTTTGCTTCATTTAGAGGAAATTACTGGGGTAAAATCCGATCAAATTCCAAAAAGTGACGATAAAATCTTATCACTTTTTACCTCAGCAAAAGAATTAGGTATACAACCAGGTCAAATGCTTGGCGAACAGACAGGAACAATTGGAATTCCAGAATTTGGAACTCCTTTTGTTAGAAGAATGCTTCAAGTTGCACAAGTAAAATCTTTTGCTGATATTGTTGCAGTTTGTGGTCTAGCTCACGGAGGTGGAGTTTGGCAAAATAATGCTGAAGTGCTAATTTCCAAAAAAAACCACGCAATTAACGAGGTAATTTCGTGTCGTGATGATATTATGATTTATCTTTTAAGAATGAAACTAGATCATCTTGATGCTTTTAATATTATGGAAAAAGTTCGAAAAGGAAAAGGACTTACACAAAGCGAAATTGATATTTTAACCGAAAAAAAGGTGCCAACTTGGTATATTGACTCGCTGCAAAAAATTGGCTATATGTTTCCTAAAGCTCACGCGGTTGCCTATGCAATGAAAGCTTGAAAAATTGCATATTTTAAACTATATCACCCACTTGCATTTTATTCATCATATTTTTCAATCAGACCTGATGTTAAAGATATTGATACATTAATTCAACCGGCAGACAAAATTGAGGCTAAAATTCTGACACTGCAACAAAGGCAAGCAAATCAAAACGGATCAGGCCAAGGCTTGACCCCAAAAGAAAAGGATTTAATTCCCTTTTTAGAAATCAGTCTTGAACTAAAACTGCGAGGATTTGAAATTGAAAATGTTAACCTTTTAATGTCAGATGCACAAAATTGAATTGTTAATAAAGAAAATAATTCATTAATTCCACCATTTATTTCAGTTGATGGAATTGGTGATATTAACGCCCGAAAAATTATTCAAGCCCGTAATTTACGACCTTTTTCGTCAATTGAAGATTTTCAAACCAGAACAGATACAAATAATACAGCGCTAAAAAAATTAATACAACTGGGAGTTTTTGATAAAATTTCTAAGACAACACAAGTAAACTTATTTGACTAA